One Leptospiraceae bacterium genomic window, ATTGTGCTTTCCTGTAACCTTGGTTCCAATCCACTTAATCGTGCTTTTTGCGAGGTCTAACTTAAGCGGTTTTGCATCTGCCTGGGGCTTTGTATTTTCAACAGGTGCCTGGGTGTCGGCTTTAGGTGCATCCGGTGCTTTTTCGCAATTTACAAGGCTCAAACTGAATAAAAGTATTAACAGAATCGAGAATTTCTTCATTCATCATCTCCAAAATCTAATTTTGCCAACTTTCTTATGCCTTGCTTTTACGTAAAGGAAAAAATATGCAGTAATATGAAGAGCACTTTTTCCCAAACCGGAGGGTTTTGGGAAAGTTGGGGAATTACCTATATTCTCGAATCTAACCATTCGAGCATATACTTCCAGGAGTTTGCAGGAGCCGCTTTTCCGCTAATCAGGTCAATATGTCCGAACTTCGGAAACGTATCTTTACTTCCGAATATTTTAAAAACCTTATCATTTGAACCGGCTTTTAAATAGGCTTCGTTTACATCTTCAGGAGAAACCACATAGTCATCATTTCCGGCGATAAAACAAAAAGGAATTTGTATATCTTCGATGTGTTTTTCGTAGTCTCGATTATTTTCCGAGTTAAAAAGTCTTCCCTTAGCCGTCCACTCAATGAGTAAAGACACAACAGAGAGACTGGTTCTATCAAAACCCCGGCGAACTCTTTCTTTCAAAATATCTCTTTCTATACTCTCCGGATACCAGACATGCACGGGTATCGGAAAACTGTCATTGTCAATAAGTTCAAGTCCGTGAGATGCAAGCAAACCGATAAGGTCTATATAAAAAGTCTCAGGAAGAATGCGGTGTAACGGAATAATACCCTTCAGACCTTCCAGACTCTGCCCGAGAGCTTTCATATACGGGTTGCCTTTTCCCATATTATACGGGCCGGCTATGCCGATAATCCCTGCAAGTTTATCCTGAAAATCAGCACCAATGCAGTATGAAATGGTTGCTCCGAGGCTATGACCGATATAAAAAATTTTCTTATCGTGGGAGAGTTCCGTAATTTCTTCTATGAAAGCCGGTATATCCCAATTCAGGTAACACTCGAAAGATTCCGGGTGCTCACTTCCATTGGCACGGCTCATGCCGTGACCGCGTAGCTCTACATTGAAAGTCTGAAAACCATTGGCTACGAGGAAATGTTCAAAACTACGTTTTGTCTGTGTCCAGGTATAACGATTCTGTCCGAGTCCGTGAACCAGCATCACGGAAGCTTTGGGTTTCTGGTTAACAGGAATCTTCTGGGTCATGACCAGCTTCATCCCGTCTTTTGTTCTTACTTCATGTAGATGTCTGTAATATTCTACTGTCTGTTGTCCGTCAATGGCTTCTGTATAGCTATGCTTGGTTCTCATATTCGTATATTATAAATCACTCATTAACTTCGTTTCTTAATAAGTCAAGAAACTCGGGCCAGTCATAAGTAAGAGTTTTTTCTTCTCCGCGTTTTCTTACAGATACTTTACCCGATTCAACTTCTTTATCTCCTAATATGAGCATATAGTTAGCTTTTCTAAGAATAGAATCGCGTATTTTAAAACCTATCTTTTCGTTTCTCTCGTCTATATCTGAACGAAACCCTAATTGTATCAGTTCCTTATGTAATTCTTTTGCACGGGGGATATGGCTTTCTAAAACGGGAAGAATCCGAATTTGTTCAGGGGATAACCAGAGCGGAAATTTGCCTTCATAGTGTTCAATCAGGATCCCGATGAATCTCTCTAAAGAACCATAGATAGCCCTGTGAACCATGACCGGTTGTTTTTTTGTGCCCTCGCTTGAGGCGTATTCCAGACCGAACCTGTTCGGCATAGAAAAGTCAATCTGAATCGTTCCGCACTGCCACATCCTTCCGATACTATCCTTGATATTAA contains:
- a CDS encoding alpha/beta fold hydrolase; the encoded protein is MRTKHSYTEAIDGQQTVEYYRHLHEVRTKDGMKLVMTQKIPVNQKPKASVMLVHGLGQNRYTWTQTKRSFEHFLVANGFQTFNVELRGHGMSRANGSEHPESFECYLNWDIPAFIEEITELSHDKKIFYIGHSLGATISYCIGADFQDKLAGIIGIAGPYNMGKGNPYMKALGQSLEGLKGIIPLHRILPETFYIDLIGLLASHGLELIDNDSFPIPVHVWYPESIERDILKERVRRGFDRTSLSVVSLLIEWTAKGRLFNSENNRDYEKHIEDIQIPFCFIAGNDDYVVSPEDVNEAYLKAGSNDKVFKIFGSKDTFPKFGHIDLISGKAAPANSWKYMLEWLDSRI